In a genomic window of Ralstonia insidiosa:
- a CDS encoding glycoprotein, with the protein MSRSSSASPVLRRSTRLLIAVATLAALVTLPRAHASTQPSAPAAAEPSATTSTTAAKTGKEGKAPTCQAIMQRLSGSLAGTPSRADKPGAVMVDFEKSGVTMACSHSDAVAIPVPGNAKPR; encoded by the coding sequence ATGTCCCGATCGTCGTCGGCGTCGCCCGTGTTGCGGCGTTCCACGCGATTGCTGATTGCCGTAGCGACATTGGCCGCGCTGGTGACATTGCCGCGCGCGCATGCCTCAACGCAGCCCAGTGCACCGGCCGCTGCCGAGCCGTCGGCAACCACCTCAACAACGGCAGCCAAGACCGGAAAAGAAGGCAAGGCCCCCACCTGCCAGGCCATCATGCAGCGCCTGTCGGGCAGCCTGGCCGGCACGCCCAGCCGCGCCGACAAGCCTGGCGCGGTGATGGTCGACTTCGAAAAATCCGGCGTGACCATGGCCTGCAGCCACTCCGACGCCGTCGCCATTCCGGTTCCAGGCAACGCCAAGCCACGATGA
- a CDS encoding GAF domain-containing protein, with the protein MNRSHPADAGALPVDAELAPEAMLRPATAPVPPAQTAAEEQATGTDFDALARLSSDAVLLTVEGRVVRANPAAARLMNAQTPEQLEGAQLAGLIHPDDVGQAVPHLARMVSGGLGAQPVEHRLVRVDYTHVLVASEAAACEHEGQPAVMLVLREAGSRHALERHAVQARAEALKARRLLASENAVLAQLASNATLSTVLRHLCLYVEQVYPNAMAAVMLLAEGNPDESLTLRVAAAPTLPAAYAATLENSPVGPDAGACGCAVYLGNAALIGDIATDPRWQHERTAALAAGFAAAWALPIRSSRGDKLGALTLFYRQPCLPSEEELNFLDDVTHLAGVAIQKDTIERGLAESEERYRLAISHLNEGVLIQNLDGVVLAANASAERILRVRAGQLVGRNRLDPLQRVIDE; encoded by the coding sequence ATGAACCGTTCTCATCCGGCCGATGCCGGAGCCCTTCCTGTTGACGCAGAGCTGGCCCCAGAGGCCATGCTGCGCCCGGCAACGGCACCTGTTCCTCCGGCGCAGACCGCAGCCGAAGAGCAGGCTACGGGCACGGATTTCGATGCGCTGGCGCGCCTGTCGTCCGACGCCGTGCTGCTGACGGTGGAGGGGCGTGTCGTGCGAGCCAACCCTGCTGCTGCGCGCTTGATGAATGCGCAGACGCCGGAGCAGCTTGAAGGTGCGCAGCTTGCCGGCCTGATCCACCCAGATGATGTGGGCCAGGCCGTGCCGCATCTGGCGCGCATGGTGAGCGGTGGCTTGGGTGCCCAGCCCGTCGAGCACCGCTTGGTGCGGGTCGACTACACCCATGTGCTGGTTGCAAGTGAAGCGGCTGCGTGCGAGCACGAGGGGCAACCGGCAGTGATGCTGGTGCTGCGTGAAGCCGGCTCGCGCCACGCGCTTGAGCGCCACGCCGTACAGGCCCGTGCTGAAGCCTTGAAAGCACGCCGCCTGCTCGCCTCGGAGAACGCCGTGCTTGCGCAACTCGCGTCCAATGCGACGCTGTCAACAGTGCTGCGCCATTTGTGCCTGTACGTCGAACAGGTCTACCCGAATGCCATGGCGGCGGTGATGCTGCTTGCTGAGGGCAACCCGGACGAAAGCCTGACCCTGCGTGTGGCCGCTGCGCCCACGTTGCCCGCGGCCTACGCTGCCACGCTGGAGAACTCGCCCGTCGGCCCTGATGCCGGCGCGTGTGGTTGTGCGGTCTACCTGGGGAATGCTGCGCTGATTGGTGACATCGCAACCGACCCGCGTTGGCAGCATGAGCGCACCGCAGCATTGGCTGCGGGCTTTGCGGCAGCCTGGGCGTTGCCGATCCGGTCTTCACGTGGCGACAAGCTGGGCGCGCTCACGCTGTTCTACCGTCAGCCGTGCTTGCCGAGCGAAGAAGAACTGAATTTCCTTGACGACGTGACCCACCTGGCCGGCGTCGCCATCCAGAAAGACACCATTGAGCGCGGCCTGGCCGAGAGCGAGGAGCGCTATCGCCTGGCCATCTCGCACTTGAACGAGGGCGTGCTGATCCAGAACCTGGACGGCGTGGTGCTGGCAGCCAATGCCAGCGCCGAGCGCATCCTGCGGGTGCGTGCCGGGCAACTGGTTGGGCGCAACCGGCTGGACCCGCTGCAGCGCGTGATCGACGAAG